In Vitis riparia cultivar Riparia Gloire de Montpellier isolate 1030 chromosome 19, EGFV_Vit.rip_1.0, whole genome shotgun sequence, the following proteins share a genomic window:
- the LOC117908519 gene encoding transcription factor bHLH123 isoform X2, whose amino-acid sequence MADEFQTGICSGNWWDSSRNRYESASSPASTVLTSVGSYAWQPDMVDIKATRSASMDSVSVSGTTSVVFPDTQKMQGPDSSSGGGGGGGVLADPNLQMMGLGLSSQAMDWNQALLRSGKAESSFGSMLQDQDMSSNSNFNADQAQWRQKLFSGSCEDSSGTEYKQVNRGFSLDQPQFSSHSSPGESTVTCQGLPTSFQVDSSVYGSPSTILQGLLGSDHQQNQSSFENRPMNYPYLGTYGVNSNEFLPSWSKVPQFLRTSPPKQPSHTQLHFSNNAPFWNASAAAMAADSRPSFSPTLQPQFSTPTFNEKPKNSSEIRDISSVAKKSSGETGTKRPRSETPSPLPAFKVRKEKMGDRITALQQLVSPFGKTDTASVLSEAIEYIKFLHEQALSTPYMKSGASIQHQQNSEKSKEPEGPRQDLRSRGLCLVPVSSTFPVTHETSVDFWTPTFGGTFR is encoded by the exons ATGGCGGATGAGTTTCAGACCGGTATTTGCAGCGGAAACTGGTGGGATTCATCGAGGAACAGGTATGAAAGCGCTTCATCGCCTGCGTCTACTGTGCTCACGAGTGTGGGAAGCTATGCATGGCAACCGGATATGGTGGACATCAAGGCAACTAGGTCTGCTTCCATGGATTCGGTGTCGGTCTCCGGTACTACCTCCGTTGTTTTTCCGGACACCCAGAAGATGCAAGGGCCTGATTCTTCCAGTGGCGGTGGCGGCGGTGGTGGCGTGTTGGCGGATCCGAATTTGCAGATGATGGGTCTAGGCCTATCATCCCAGGCCATGGATTGGAACCAAGCGTTATT GCGCAGTGGAAAAGCTGAGAGCAGCTTCGGTTCGATGCTTCAAGATCAAGACATGAGCTCGAATTCGAATTTTAACGCAGATCAAGCTCAATGGAGGCAGAAACTATTTTCGGGGAGCTGTGAAGATTCATCAGGGACCGAGTATAAGCAAGTGAACCGGGGTTTTTCGCTGGATCAGCCGCAGTTTAGTTCCCATAGCAGTCCCGGTGAAAGTACGGTGACATGCCAGGGCCTACCGACAAGTTTTCAGGTAGATTCCTCAGTGTATGGTAGTCCTTCCACCATACTACAAGGACTATTGGGATCAGATCATCAGCAAAACCAGTCCTCCTTCGAGAACCGACCGATGAATTATCCGTATTTAGGAACCTATGGCGTTAACTCTAATGAGTTCTTGCCTTCCTGGTCTAAAGTCCCTCAATTCTTGAGAACTTCACCTCCAAAACAGCCATCGCATACCCAGTTACACTTCTCCAACAACGCGCCCTTTTGGAATGCATCCGCGGCGGCCATGGCTGCTGACAGTAGACCCAGCTTCTCACCAACCTTGCAACCTCAATTTTCCACACCTACCTTCaatgaaaaaccaaag AATTCTTCAGAGATTCGGGACATAAGCTCAGTGGCGAAGAAAAGTAGCGGTGAAACAGGAACCAAAAGGCCACGAAGTGAGACACCATCGCCTTTGCCAGCTTTTAAG GTGAGGAAAGAGAAGATGGGGGACAGAATCACTGCACTCCAACAATTGGTTTCGCCtttcggaaag ACTGACACAGCCTCAGTGCTCTCTGAAGCTATTGAATACATCAAGTTTCTCCATGAACAA GCTTTGAGTACTCCATACATGAAAAGTGGAGCATCCATACAACACCAGCAG AATTCTGAGAAGTCTAAGGAGCCTGAAGGACCCAGACAGGATCTCAGAAGCCGAGGACTGTGTCTGGTACCCGTTTCAAGCACCTTCCCGGTCACCCATGAGACCTCTGTTGATTTCTGGACACCTACATTTGGAGGAACATTCAGGTAG
- the LOC117908519 gene encoding transcription factor bHLH123 isoform X1 produces the protein MADEFQTGICSGNWWDSSRNRYESASSPASTVLTSVGSYAWQPDMVDIKATRSASMDSVSVSGTTSVVFPDTQKMQGPDSSSGGGGGGGVLADPNLQMMGLGLSSQAMDWNQALLRSGKAESSFGSMLQDQDMSSNSNFNADQAQWRQKLFSGSCEDSSGTEYKQVNRGFSLDQPQFSSHSSPGESTVTCQGLPTSFQVDSSVYGSPSTILQGLLGSDHQQNQSSFENRPMNYPYLGTYGVNSNEFLPSWSKVPQFLRTSPPKQPSHTQLHFSNNAPFWNASAAAMAADSRPSFSPTLQPQFSTPTFNEKPKNSSEIRDISSVAKKSSGETGTKRPRSETPSPLPAFKVRKEKMGDRITALQQLVSPFGKTDTASVLSEAIEYIKFLHEQVSALSTPYMKSGASIQHQQNSEKSKEPEGPRQDLRSRGLCLVPVSSTFPVTHETSVDFWTPTFGGTFR, from the exons ATGGCGGATGAGTTTCAGACCGGTATTTGCAGCGGAAACTGGTGGGATTCATCGAGGAACAGGTATGAAAGCGCTTCATCGCCTGCGTCTACTGTGCTCACGAGTGTGGGAAGCTATGCATGGCAACCGGATATGGTGGACATCAAGGCAACTAGGTCTGCTTCCATGGATTCGGTGTCGGTCTCCGGTACTACCTCCGTTGTTTTTCCGGACACCCAGAAGATGCAAGGGCCTGATTCTTCCAGTGGCGGTGGCGGCGGTGGTGGCGTGTTGGCGGATCCGAATTTGCAGATGATGGGTCTAGGCCTATCATCCCAGGCCATGGATTGGAACCAAGCGTTATT GCGCAGTGGAAAAGCTGAGAGCAGCTTCGGTTCGATGCTTCAAGATCAAGACATGAGCTCGAATTCGAATTTTAACGCAGATCAAGCTCAATGGAGGCAGAAACTATTTTCGGGGAGCTGTGAAGATTCATCAGGGACCGAGTATAAGCAAGTGAACCGGGGTTTTTCGCTGGATCAGCCGCAGTTTAGTTCCCATAGCAGTCCCGGTGAAAGTACGGTGACATGCCAGGGCCTACCGACAAGTTTTCAGGTAGATTCCTCAGTGTATGGTAGTCCTTCCACCATACTACAAGGACTATTGGGATCAGATCATCAGCAAAACCAGTCCTCCTTCGAGAACCGACCGATGAATTATCCGTATTTAGGAACCTATGGCGTTAACTCTAATGAGTTCTTGCCTTCCTGGTCTAAAGTCCCTCAATTCTTGAGAACTTCACCTCCAAAACAGCCATCGCATACCCAGTTACACTTCTCCAACAACGCGCCCTTTTGGAATGCATCCGCGGCGGCCATGGCTGCTGACAGTAGACCCAGCTTCTCACCAACCTTGCAACCTCAATTTTCCACACCTACCTTCaatgaaaaaccaaag AATTCTTCAGAGATTCGGGACATAAGCTCAGTGGCGAAGAAAAGTAGCGGTGAAACAGGAACCAAAAGGCCACGAAGTGAGACACCATCGCCTTTGCCAGCTTTTAAG GTGAGGAAAGAGAAGATGGGGGACAGAATCACTGCACTCCAACAATTGGTTTCGCCtttcggaaag ACTGACACAGCCTCAGTGCTCTCTGAAGCTATTGAATACATCAAGTTTCTCCATGAACAAGTTAGT GCTTTGAGTACTCCATACATGAAAAGTGGAGCATCCATACAACACCAGCAG AATTCTGAGAAGTCTAAGGAGCCTGAAGGACCCAGACAGGATCTCAGAAGCCGAGGACTGTGTCTGGTACCCGTTTCAAGCACCTTCCCGGTCACCCATGAGACCTCTGTTGATTTCTGGACACCTACATTTGGAGGAACATTCAGGTAG
- the LOC117909630 gene encoding WD repeat-containing protein 25, whose product MDLLCNAYSTPSDDDDDEPRPVAEPTPPPLKRFKPQNPPLLPKPYPLIAGRYISKRERSLLSPALSPPLPNPAASASPVMGSISDSDLPRDILSSLRHQAKGRSQLGRISERLSVDLKSHKKSVNTIQWSPAHAHLLASAGMDHAICIWNVWSRDQKKAREFSYHNAAVKDVKWLQQGLSVLSCGYDCSSRLIDVEKGLQTQIFTEDQVVGVIKLHPDNSNLFLSGGSKGRLRLWDIRTGKVVHEYIRGLGPILDIEFTVNAKQFISSSDVSGSNMSENSIVVWDVSRQVPLSNQVYVEAYTCPCVRCHPSDPFFIAQSNGNYIAIFSSCPPFKLDKYKRYENHGVSGFPIKCNFSLDGEKLASGSSDGCIYLYDYRSSELVRKIKAYEQACIDVAFHPLLPNVIAACSWDGAVSVFE is encoded by the exons ATGGATCTTCTGTGCAATGCGTACTCTACTCCTTCAGACGACGACGATGACGAACCACGACCAGTAGCAGAACCAACACCCCCTCCATTGAAGCGATTTAAACCCCAAAACCCTCCTCTCCTCCCCAAACCCTACCCTCTCATTGCTGGCAGATACATATCCAAGAGAGAGCGATCTCTCCTCAGCCCGGCCCTTTCTCCTCCCCTTCCGAATCCGGCTGCCTCTGCATCTCCTG TTATGGGTAGTATTTCAGATTCAGATCTACCACGTGATATCTTGTCATCATTGAGGCATCAAGCAAAGGGCCGTTCACAGCTAGGTCGAATATCTGAAAGGCTGTCCGTAGATTTGAAGAGCCACAAAAAGTCTGTCAATACTATTCAGTGGTCACCGGCCCATG CCCATCTTCTTGCTTCCGCTGGAATGGATCATGCCATCTGCATATGGAATGTATGGAGTAGAGATCAGAAGAAAGCACGTGAATTCAGCTATCATAATGCAGCAGTGAAAGATGTCAAGTGGTTGCAGCAAGGATTATCTGTGCTTTCTTGTGGATATGACTGCTCGTCAAGATTAATTGATGTTGAGAAGGGGTTGCAAACTCAGATTTTTACAGAGGATCAGGTGGTTGGTGTCATAAAGCTCCATCCAGACAACTCCAACCTCTTCCTGTCTGGGGGATCAAAAGGACGCCTCAGATTATGGGATATTAGAACTGGCAAGGTAGTTCATGAATACATTCGAGGTCTTGGTCCAATACTTGACATTGAATTCACTGTTAATGCCAAACAATTTATCTCTTCCAGTGATGTGTCTGGAAGTAACATGAGTGAGAATTCTATTGTTGTTTGGGATGTCTCACGACAGGTTCCATTGTCTAATCAG GTTTATGTGGAAGCCTATACCTGTCCCTGCGTTAGATGCCATCCATCTGATCCATTTTTCATTGCGCAATCAAATGGAAATTATATTGCAATCTTCTCGTCATGCCCTCCTTTCAAACTAGACAAGTACAAGAGGTATGAGAACCATGGAGTTTCTGGGTTCCCCATCAAGTGCAACTTCAGTTTGGATGGTGAGAAACTTGCCTCAGGCTCCTCAGATGGTTGTATATACCTTTATGACTACAGATCATCTGAACTTGTCCGAAAAATCAAGGCATATGAGCAAGCATGCATAGACGTTGCTTTCCATCCCCTCTTACCTAACGTGATTGCTGCATGCAGTTGGGATGGTGCGGTTTCAGTGTTTGAGTGA